One window of Methanorbis furvi genomic DNA carries:
- a CDS encoding pentapeptide repeat-containing protein, whose amino-acid sequence MNDYDKKLKFDNKCYGLFRTLIVGGDTSEWNEWYRKYQEADSNNEGGILYLQGLFLKKGSSLREIHLNNAHLEKAVMSEVDLKNSYLEGIHLEGATLKKTCLEGAKLNNAYLDNIVLNGAHLENVEMYSAKVTDGKLYNVHLESAKLNKAQLRNVYLKDAHLNGAYLEKADLTGAHLEGAHLEGAHVDNGLLNEAKFNGGKLKSVNMKGAYLKKAQFPKADMMDAHLENAHLEESRFWRADLRGAHLEGAYLDGADMSKADLRNACFDGAHLQGVDFKKAKLQGASFRDACLDGNTHFMDCTYDTDTDFTSTSISCTRIDPRTLTRLQCNIRKKQWEEWYDEHAILEWPTRLFWWLSDYGTISTRCIKAFVFLIIMAFFIYSCVIAVNTNMDSLAPLIDAILANIGNLILVGAIFTNIVSLALLAGAILTNIGSLELLTGAILTNIGSLELLVDTIVANICNPELFADTILATFGFGSLYDQLEGPSRLLLAAQVLSGYFLLAVLITRFAVMFQSLTP is encoded by the coding sequence GTGAACGATTACGATAAGAAACTAAAATTCGATAATAAGTGCTATGGATTATTTAGGACTTTGATTGTGGGGGGTGACACATCGGAGTGGAATGAATGGTATAGAAAGTATCAAGAAGCTGATAGTAATAATGAAGGTGGAATATTATATCTGCAGGGACTTTTTTTAAAAAAAGGGTCCTCCCTCAGAGAAATTCATCTGAATAATGCACATCTCGAAAAGGCAGTGATGAGTGAAGTAGATCTAAAAAATTCATATTTGGAGGGAATTCATCTTGAGGGTGCAACACTTAAAAAAACTTGTTTAGAGGGGGCAAAATTAAATAATGCATATCTGGACAATATTGTTCTAAATGGTGCACATCTTGAAAATGTGGAAATGTATAGTGCGAAAGTGACTGACGGAAAATTGTATAATGTCCATCTGGAATCTGCAAAATTGAACAAAGCACAATTAAGAAATGTATATCTGAAGGATGCCCATTTGAATGGAGCATATTTGGAAAAAGCTGATTTAACGGGAGCACATTTGGAGGGAGCGCATTTGGAGGGAGCGCATGTTGATAATGGTCTATTGAACGAGGCAAAGTTTAATGGAGGTAAATTGAAATCTGTGAACATGAAGGGAGCTTATCTGAAAAAAGCGCAGTTTCCTAAAGCAGATATGATGGATGCGCATTTGGAGAACGCACATCTGGAAGAGTCACGATTTTGGAGAGCGGATCTGAGGGGTGCACATCTGGAGGGAGCCTATCTTGATGGAGCGGACATGAGTAAAGCAGATTTGAGAAATGCCTGTTTTGATGGAGCTCACTTACAAGGTGTAGATTTTAAAAAAGCAAAATTACAAGGAGCGTCTTTTCGTGATGCATGTTTGGATGGAAATACTCACTTTATGGATTGTACCTATGATACGGACACCGATTTTACTTCAACATCTATTTCCTGTACGCGTATAGACCCACGTACATTAACTCGATTGCAATGCAATATCAGAAAAAAACAGTGGGAAGAGTGGTATGATGAACATGCAATTCTGGAGTGGCCCACCCGTCTCTTCTGGTGGCTTTCAGACTATGGAACCATTTCCACCCGTTGCATAAAAGCATTCGTTTTTTTGATCATAATGGCTTTTTTCATCTATTCTTGTGTCATTGCCGTCAATACAAACATGGATAGTCTAGCGCCTCTCATTGATGCTATCCTTGCAAATATAGGTAATCTGATCCTCGTTGGTGCTATCTTTACAAATATCGTCAGTCTGGCACTCCTCGCTGGTGCCATCCTTACAAACATAGGTAGTTTGGAACTCCTTACTGGTGCTATCCTTACAAACATAGGTAGTTTGGAACTCCTCGTTGATACCATCGTTGCAAACATATGCAACCCGGAACTTTTTGCCGACACCATTCTTGCCACCTTCGGTTTTGGCAGTCTCTACGATCAACTCGAAGGGCCAAGCAGACTCCTTCTCGCAGCTCAGGTACTCAGCGGCTACTTCCTTCTTGCTGTCCTCATCACACGTTTCGCCGTCATGTTCCAGAGCCTGACTCCATAA
- a CDS encoding type II toxin-antitoxin system RelE family toxin: MYRLIYTSQAVKYLDSLEISTAFRIRDKIKSILMEPWRYTEPLVDMDGMRKLRVGDYRVVLSIDREQVIVTIVNIGHRKNIYK, encoded by the coding sequence GTGTATCGTCTCATTTATACATCCCAAGCGGTAAAATATCTGGACAGTCTTGAGATATCTACTGCATTTCGGATCCGGGATAAAATCAAGAGTATTCTTATGGAACCTTGGCGATATACTGAACCTCTGGTCGACATGGACGGGATGCGTAAACTCAGGGTCGGTGATTATCGGGTAGTTCTCTCCATAGATCGTGAACAGGTGATAGTTACTATCGTCAATATCGGTCACCGAAAAAATATCTATAAGTGA
- a CDS encoding thioredoxin domain-containing protein, whose product MPNHLSQEKSPYLLQHATNPVDWYPWGPEAFAKAAAEGKPILLSIGYSTCHWCHVMESESFEDCEVAAVLNEGFVSIKVDREERPDIDAVYMNVCQAMTGSGGWPLTVLMTADQKPFFAGTYLPKHAKFGKPGLLEFLPEVLGLWKKDRDQILSAADEVAAFAAKVAAGRPGAVNRSLLRSAVGQFRQSFDSGNGGFGPAPKFPMPHNLLFLMRYFEVEHDAFARSMAEKTLTQMARGGICDQVGGGFSRYSTDGSWLVPHFEKMLYDNALLAYSYAEMFRLTKNSFFKNVGIGIFSYVLRELQSPEGGFFCGQDADSEGVEGRFYLFSRSEVLDVLGPKDGSEFCDWFGILEHGMVEGKSVPNLLGNAEFAKQTPHMALLRERMYDYRRDRSKLLTDDKVLTSWNALMISAFAKGYRVFGNEEYLAAAVRCREFVDQYLRDADGRLFVRYRDGEAAVLGQLSDYAFYSWSLLELYAANFDASCLLDAVRLAEKMVELFSDEENGGLFLYASDAEQLIGRPKEVYDGAMPSGNSAAALVFVRLFRLTGDVRWQEIAERQLSFAAGVAERYPAGYCLLLLAMLEMLYPAGEVVCCSAEDEVLRDVLEFSEASHAAVLLKRASSADVLAEVASFTAAYPVPESGVMLYFCCDGMCSAPVGSVEELRELVAKR is encoded by the coding sequence ATGCCCAATCATCTCTCCCAAGAAAAATCTCCGTATCTTTTGCAGCATGCCACCAACCCGGTAGACTGGTATCCGTGGGGACCGGAGGCTTTTGCGAAGGCTGCGGCAGAAGGAAAGCCAATCCTTCTGAGCATCGGCTACTCGACCTGCCACTGGTGTCATGTGATGGAGAGTGAGTCGTTTGAGGACTGTGAGGTTGCTGCGGTTTTGAATGAGGGGTTTGTTTCGATCAAAGTGGATCGTGAGGAGCGGCCTGATATTGATGCAGTATATATGAATGTGTGCCAGGCAATGACGGGTTCGGGCGGCTGGCCGCTGACAGTTCTGATGACTGCTGATCAGAAGCCGTTTTTTGCCGGAACTTATCTGCCGAAGCATGCGAAGTTCGGGAAGCCCGGACTTCTGGAATTTCTGCCTGAGGTGCTCGGGCTGTGGAAAAAGGACCGCGATCAGATTCTTTCTGCGGCTGATGAGGTTGCAGCGTTTGCTGCAAAGGTGGCCGCCGGCCGCCCGGGAGCTGTGAACAGGAGTCTTCTGCGGTCTGCGGTTGGACAGTTCCGGCAGAGTTTTGATTCCGGGAACGGGGGTTTTGGTCCGGCTCCGAAGTTTCCGATGCCGCATAATCTGTTGTTTCTGATGCGGTATTTTGAGGTTGAGCATGATGCGTTTGCAAGATCGATGGCTGAGAAGACGCTGACGCAGATGGCCCGCGGAGGGATTTGTGATCAGGTTGGCGGAGGGTTTTCGCGCTACTCGACGGATGGGTCCTGGCTTGTTCCGCATTTTGAGAAGATGTTGTATGATAATGCTCTTCTTGCGTATTCGTACGCGGAGATGTTTCGTCTGACGAAGAATTCTTTTTTCAAGAATGTTGGGATTGGAATTTTTTCGTATGTTCTGCGGGAGCTTCAGAGTCCTGAAGGAGGATTTTTCTGCGGGCAGGACGCGGATAGTGAGGGGGTTGAGGGGAGGTTCTATCTGTTTTCCCGCTCTGAGGTTCTGGATGTTCTGGGTCCGAAGGACGGATCTGAGTTCTGCGATTGGTTTGGGATTTTGGAGCACGGGATGGTTGAGGGGAAGAGTGTGCCAAATCTTTTGGGGAATGCGGAGTTTGCGAAGCAAACTCCGCATATGGCGCTGCTTCGCGAGCGAATGTACGATTATCGGAGAGACCGTTCGAAACTGTTGACTGATGATAAGGTGCTGACGTCATGGAATGCTCTGATGATTTCTGCGTTTGCGAAAGGTTACCGGGTTTTTGGAAACGAGGAGTATCTTGCGGCAGCCGTTCGCTGCCGTGAGTTTGTTGATCAATATCTGCGGGATGCTGACGGGCGTTTGTTTGTCCGGTACCGGGATGGTGAGGCGGCTGTTTTGGGCCAACTTTCTGATTATGCGTTTTACTCCTGGTCGCTTCTTGAGTTGTATGCGGCGAATTTTGATGCTTCGTGTCTTTTGGATGCTGTTCGTCTGGCGGAAAAAATGGTTGAGCTGTTTTCTGATGAGGAGAACGGCGGTCTGTTTTTGTATGCGTCTGATGCCGAGCAGTTGATCGGGCGGCCGAAGGAGGTGTATGATGGGGCAATGCCTTCGGGAAATTCTGCGGCGGCTCTGGTGTTTGTGAGGCTTTTCCGTCTGACTGGTGATGTACGATGGCAGGAGATTGCGGAGCGTCAGCTTTCGTTTGCTGCGGGAGTTGCGGAGCGGTATCCTGCCGGGTACTGTCTTTTGCTTCTTGCGATGCTTGAGATGTTGTATCCTGCGGGCGAGGTTGTGTGCTGTTCTGCTGAAGATGAGGTTTTACGGGATGTGTTGGAGTTTTCTGAAGCGTCGCATGCTGCTGTTCTCTTGAAGAGGGCGTCTTCTGCTGATGTTCTTGCGGAGGTTGCGTCGTTTACTGCTGCGTATCCGGTTCCTGAGAGTGGGGTGATGCTGTACTTCTGTTGTGACGGGATGTGTTCTGCTCCGGTCGGGAGCGTAGAGGAGCTGAGGGAGTTGGTTGCGAAGCGGTGA
- a CDS encoding winged helix-turn-helix transcriptional regulator: protein MVREQLREVGIIALVILILFSAVVVLFFAEGGEIRGINHDPNGPAKPLVHSKYVIEVVEEEIVPIYDGREIKTVELWELPPKEIIRHLIAAPTAYIPPITGQLITFFISALGFGFAFLYLQDTGRKNQNEINRPEKILAYITKNPGESMQQIAAGTEIPRSSLRYHVNKMQKAGQISQKEYCGNPHYFSLEKSYSATERLVLAVFSRENEKQVLVELLKHPESTRQDLAERLHMSEITVHWYLHRLDAAELLMVHAEGGRNHYQLTGEAEKACGKFLEMEAAAQAK, encoded by the coding sequence ATGGTACGAGAACAGTTGCGGGAAGTCGGCATTATCGCACTGGTAATATTGATTCTCTTCAGCGCAGTGGTTGTTCTGTTCTTTGCAGAGGGCGGAGAGATTCGCGGGATCAATCACGATCCAAATGGTCCGGCAAAACCATTAGTACATAGTAAATATGTGATTGAAGTGGTCGAGGAGGAGATTGTTCCGATTTACGACGGAAGAGAGATCAAAACTGTCGAGTTATGGGAATTGCCGCCAAAAGAGATCATCAGGCATCTCATAGCAGCCCCCACAGCCTACATCCCACCAATTACCGGACAACTCATTACCTTCTTCATCTCTGCTCTTGGTTTTGGTTTCGCCTTCCTCTACCTCCAAGACACCGGCAGAAAAAATCAAAACGAAATCAATCGTCCGGAAAAAATTCTTGCCTATATCACGAAAAATCCCGGAGAGTCCATGCAGCAGATAGCTGCCGGAACAGAGATTCCCCGCAGCAGTCTTCGCTATCATGTTAATAAGATGCAGAAAGCAGGACAGATTTCACAGAAAGAGTACTGCGGCAACCCGCATTATTTTTCTCTGGAAAAATCCTATTCGGCAACCGAACGGCTGGTACTTGCGGTGTTCTCCCGGGAGAATGAAAAGCAGGTACTCGTGGAGCTGCTCAAACATCCTGAGAGTACCAGGCAGGATCTCGCAGAACGCCTGCATATGAGTGAGATCACAGTTCACTGGTACCTCCACAGGCTGGATGCCGCAGAGCTGCTGATGGTTCATGCTGAGGGAGGCAGGAACCACTACCAGTTGACAGGGGAAGCGGAAAAAGCATGCGGAAAATTTCTTGAGATGGAAGCCGCAGCTCAGGCCAAGTGA
- a CDS encoding MFS transporter gives MFGSDKPFVPGKWTLIVLLLAAMPALLGTAAVAPALPLISAAFPDVSETMISFIITLPPLATALSGFLVGAISDKYGRKKVLLVSLALFGFAGVSGFFLDSVTAIIFWRMWLGIGLAGLMPTVTTLLTEYYNGPTRARYLGYMSAAMGVGGLVMQTGSGILAEISWREPFLIYLFGILVIPLVFFFIKEPKREEETESVYDDGLNIKSSRPTKLDIKPVLIVYVTLFLSLIMMYLVSSKIAYLLTQVADVSTTVCGLVLGLCALFSAVSSYSFWRFARRFTSLQMFSLMFLMEGLGLFVIGTAVSVPIIALGAAIVGFGLGLGTPTGAMWLSSVTPQKYLGKIMGGQIVAVYFGVFASSFVGAELLALTGTYQGLFLAIGVVGVVIGVVYWVTAGLFRGRRSGV, from the coding sequence ACCATTTGTCCCGGGAAAATGGACGCTCATTGTTCTGTTGCTTGCAGCGATGCCGGCCCTTCTCGGGACTGCTGCGGTGGCTCCGGCACTTCCTTTGATCAGTGCCGCGTTTCCTGATGTGTCGGAGACGATGATCTCGTTTATCATCACCCTTCCTCCTCTTGCGACCGCTCTGTCGGGATTTCTTGTCGGTGCCATCTCTGACAAGTACGGGCGCAAGAAGGTCCTTCTGGTGAGCCTTGCCCTGTTCGGGTTTGCGGGAGTTTCCGGATTTTTCCTTGACTCGGTTACGGCAATTATCTTCTGGCGGATGTGGCTTGGCATTGGCCTTGCAGGACTCATGCCGACGGTCACGACGCTTCTGACCGAGTACTATAATGGCCCTACCCGTGCACGCTATTTGGGATACATGTCTGCGGCGATGGGAGTGGGGGGGCTTGTGATGCAGACAGGCAGCGGCATTCTTGCTGAGATCTCCTGGCGCGAACCGTTCCTGATCTATCTGTTCGGCATTCTGGTGATCCCTCTGGTGTTCTTTTTCATCAAGGAGCCGAAGCGTGAGGAGGAGACGGAGTCTGTGTATGATGATGGCCTGAATATCAAAAGCAGCAGGCCGACGAAGCTTGATATCAAGCCGGTGCTGATTGTGTACGTGACGCTGTTTCTTTCGCTGATCATGATGTATCTGGTTTCGTCGAAGATTGCGTATCTGCTGACGCAGGTAGCGGATGTTTCGACAACGGTCTGCGGTCTGGTTCTTGGTCTTTGTGCTCTCTTCAGTGCGGTTTCGAGCTACTCGTTCTGGCGGTTTGCACGACGGTTTACGTCTCTTCAGATGTTTTCACTGATGTTTCTGATGGAGGGACTGGGTTTGTTTGTGATCGGGACTGCAGTTAGTGTGCCAATCATTGCGCTTGGTGCGGCTATTGTGGGTTTTGGTCTTGGTCTTGGAACACCGACCGGGGCGATGTGGCTGTCTTCGGTTACGCCGCAAAAGTATCTGGGCAAGATCATGGGAGGCCAGATTGTGGCGGTCTACTTTGGTGTGTTCGCGTCGTCGTTTGTCGGAGCCGAGCTTCTGGCGCTGACCGGAACCTATCAGGGTCTGTTCCTTGCGATCGGTGTTGTGGGTGTGGTTATCGGTGTTGTGTACTGGGTTACTGCGGGACTTTTCCGCGGAAGACGGTCAGGTGTGTGA
- a CDS encoding winged helix-turn-helix transcriptional regulator — protein sequence MDREQLREIGIIILAILILFSAAVVLFFAEGGEIRGINHDPNNSKTSLDPQGIVFEVVDEEIVPIYDGTEIKTIELWQMPPKEILRRLIVFPMGYIPPITGQLITFFVSALGLAFIILYHRETRKKDQQDSERPEKILTYITENPGQSIQQIANGTNIPRSSLRHHLRTTRMKSQILEFRYSKNPHYFSKKKSYTDIEKLVLAVLSRESEKTAFVELFNNPKSTKQDLAEHLNVSESAAHWHLKRLNAAELLVVETDRGQNRYRLSVDAEKTYRKFLQMEEVVRAE from the coding sequence ATGGATAGAGAACAGCTGCGGGAAATCGGCATTATCATACTTGCAATACTGATTCTCTTCAGCGCAGCAGTTGTTCTTTTTTTTGCTGAGGGTGGAGAAATTCGCGGCATCAATCATGATCCGAACAATTCCAAAACATCCTTGGATCCCCAAGGGATTGTTTTTGAAGTGGTTGATGAAGAGATTGTTCCCATTTATGACGGAACAGAGATTAAAACCATCGAACTATGGCAGATGCCTCCAAAGGAAATTCTCAGAAGACTCATTGTGTTTCCCATGGGATACATCCCCCCAATTACAGGACAACTCATCACCTTCTTCGTCTCTGCTCTCGGACTTGCATTCATCATCCTCTATCATCGTGAAACCAGGAAAAAAGATCAGCAGGATAGTGAACGTCCGGAAAAAATTCTCACCTACATCACTGAAAACCCCGGTCAGTCCATACAGCAGATCGCCAACGGAACAAATATTCCCCGCAGCAGTCTCCGTCATCATCTCAGAACAACACGGATGAAGAGTCAGATCCTAGAGTTCAGGTACTCCAAAAACCCGCACTATTTTTCCAAGAAAAAATCCTACACCGACATTGAGAAGCTGGTGCTTGCCGTACTCTCCCGCGAAAGCGAGAAGACGGCGTTCGTTGAACTGTTCAACAATCCGAAAAGCACCAAACAGGATCTCGCAGAGCATCTAAATGTCAGCGAAAGTGCAGCGCACTGGCATCTCAAGAGGCTGAATGCCGCAGAACTGCTGGTGGTCGAAACTGACAGAGGTCAGAACCGCTACCGTTTGTCCGTGGACGCGGAAAAAACATACAGGAAATTCCTTCAGATGGAAGAAGTCGTCCGTGCCGAGTAA
- a CDS encoding winged helix-turn-helix transcriptional regulator, whose protein sequence is MEKEQLREIGIIILAILILFSAAVVLFFAEGGEIYGLNHDPNGPAKPLVHSKYVIEVVDEEIVPIYDGKEIKKVELWQLPLRDILADVITTPMAYIPPITTRLITLFISSLGLAFIILFHRETRKKDQQDSERPEKILTYITENPGQSIQQIANGTNIPRSSLRHHLRTTRMKSQILEFRYSKNPHYFSKKKSYTDIEKLVLAVLSRESEKAVFVELFNNPKSTKQDLAEHLNVSESAAHWHLKRLNAAKLLVVETDGKQIRYRLTEEAEKTYRKFLQMEEAARAG, encoded by the coding sequence ATGGAAAAAGAACAGCTGCGGGAAATTGGTATTATCATACTTGCAATACTGATTCTCTTCAGCGCAGCGGTTGTTCTTTTTTTTGCTGAGGGTGGAGAGATTTACGGATTGAATCATGATCCAAATGGTCCGGCAAAACCATTAGTACACAGTAAATATGTCATTGAGGTGGTTGACGAGGAGATCGTTCCTATCTATGACGGAAAAGAGATCAAAAAAGTAGAGTTGTGGCAGTTGCCTCTTCGAGATATTCTTGCAGATGTGATAACTACTCCAATGGCGTACATTCCCCCTATCACAACACGGCTCATCACCCTCTTCATCTCTTCCCTCGGTCTTGCATTCATCATCCTCTTCCATCGGGAAACCAGGAAAAAAGATCAGCAGGATAGTGAACGTCCGGAAAAAATTCTCACCTACATCACCGAAAACCCCGGGCAGTCCATACAACAGATCGCCAACGGAACAAATATTCCCCGCAGCAGTCTCCGTCATCATCTCAGAACAACACGGATGAAGAGTCAGATCCTAGAGTTCAGGTACTCCAAAAACCCGCACTATTTTTCCAAGAAAAAATCCTACACTGACATTGAGAAGCTGGTGCTTGCCGTACTCTCCCGCGAAAGCGAGAAGGCGGTGTTCGTTGAACTGTTCAACAATCCGAAAAGCACCAAGCAGGATCTCGCAGAGCATCTAAATGTCAGCGAAAGTGCAGCGCACTGGCATCTCAAGAGGCTGAATGCCGCAAAACTGCTGGTGGTCGAAACTGACGGAAAACAGATTCGTTATCGACTGACCGAGGAAGCGGAGAAAACATACAGGAAATTTCTTCAGATGGAAGAAGCCGCACGGGCAGGATAA
- a CDS encoding beta-ribofuranosylaminobenzene 5'-phosphate synthase: protein MLIKTPSRLHIALIDLNGSYARIDGGIGLTLENPKFILEAEPSDATAIEFAKTISNCPERSACIGKVTAATEKIISHFSLEEGYHFTVHQLYPAHSGLGSGTQMSLAAGKLITEQIGETISSVELATIIGRGGTSGIGVHAFDHGGFIADGGHSCKEKKTFMPSSASDANPPLLLGRYEFPEDWGVLLAIPNKGACFSGKEELDIFQTHCPLPRHDVEQVSHLIFMNLIPFLLEKDIESFGHVLDQIQATGFNKVELTLQPPEVTNLMNAMRDAGAFGVGISSFGPAVFTVYDRSNQDIVASTREYLGDGGMVIATKAQNHGAEIFR from the coding sequence ATGCTTATCAAAACCCCATCCAGACTGCACATCGCCTTAATCGATCTGAACGGTTCCTACGCACGAATCGACGGAGGAATCGGGCTCACCCTCGAAAACCCCAAGTTCATCCTTGAAGCCGAACCTTCAGACGCAACTGCCATCGAGTTCGCGAAAACCATTTCTAACTGTCCGGAGAGGTCTGCCTGCATTGGAAAAGTCACCGCTGCCACAGAAAAAATCATCTCCCATTTTTCGCTTGAAGAAGGCTATCATTTCACCGTTCACCAACTCTATCCTGCCCACTCTGGTCTTGGTTCCGGTACCCAGATGTCCTTGGCCGCAGGAAAACTCATCACTGAACAGATCGGTGAGACGATCTCCAGCGTAGAACTTGCAACCATCATCGGCCGCGGCGGAACCTCCGGTATCGGTGTTCACGCCTTCGATCACGGAGGATTCATCGCCGACGGGGGGCACAGCTGCAAGGAAAAGAAAACCTTCATGCCTTCATCCGCCTCCGACGCAAACCCGCCCCTTCTCCTCGGCCGCTACGAATTCCCTGAAGACTGGGGAGTCCTTCTCGCGATACCAAACAAAGGAGCATGCTTCAGCGGAAAAGAAGAGCTCGACATTTTTCAGACCCATTGTCCGCTTCCCAGACATGACGTCGAACAGGTATCCCACCTCATCTTCATGAACCTCATCCCCTTCCTGCTCGAAAAAGACATCGAATCCTTTGGTCATGTTCTTGATCAGATTCAGGCAACCGGCTTCAACAAGGTCGAACTCACGCTTCAACCGCCGGAGGTCACAAATCTCATGAACGCCATGAGGGATGCAGGGGCTTTTGGTGTTGGCATCAGCTCCTTTGGCCCGGCCGTGTTCACCGTCTACGACCGGTCAAATCAGGATATTGTTGCGTCAACGCGGGAGTACCTCGGAGATGGCGGCATGGTGATCGCAACCAAAGCCCAGAATCATGGGGCAGAAATTTTCAGATAA